In Theobroma cacao cultivar B97-61/B2 chromosome 7, Criollo_cocoa_genome_V2, whole genome shotgun sequence, the genomic window TCTCTTCTACCAGCAAAGACATGCCTCACCTCTGCTTGTGCCCTTTTCAATACTTCAGGGTTTCTTAATAATTCTGACATTGCCCATTCTACAACTGTAGATGAGGTTTCACCCCCGCCGAGGAACATATCCTGAAATAGCTAGGATTATTAAGTTTCAATTAAGCATGCACAAAAGGCTGATTTTGTGAGTGTCAACATTATGATCACACAGCCAAAATATAGAAAAGAGACAAAACGAAGCAATTGACTATAAAGGAACAGACTTTGAATTCACTAACCAGAATAATAGCTTTGATGCTGCTGGTTGATAAGGGAACTTCAAGGTCTCCATGATCCTGAATATCCAGAAGGACTTGGACGAGATCGTCTGCTTCACTTTCTCCTGTCCTTGTTGATAATTTTGTAGCTCTATGTTCCTGAATGACGCTTTCCAGAATCTCATCTACCTTGTTATgcagttttttaattttaggcCTCATGGCATTGATCAGATGGAGCAATTTAACGGAAGGATAGACATCAACAATACTGAGACCTCCAAACAACGCTATAATGTCTGGGATATGTTTCTTGAATGCATCCTGGTGCTTACATTTCCCACCAAAGGCTGTTCTGGAGAGTATGCTGAGTGCTGAAGAGTACAAGAAGTTCTTAAGGTTAATAGGCGATCCTGCTTTCGATGAGATGGTTCTTACTAAATTAGATATTTCTTCTTCCCTGATTGGTCTAAATGACTGAACTCGTTTCTTACTTAACAGCTCCAGCACACAAATTTTGCGTATTTGTCTCATGTAATCTCCACGGGCAAATGCAATATCTCTAAAGTTGTAAGTTATGAACTGTGCAGCATAGAGATAAGGCCTCTCAGAGAAAACAGAGTCGTGGGTTTTCATCACCTGTTTAGCAGCTTCTGGTGAAGAAATCACAACAGTTGATACTTCCCCAAGTTGCAGAAGCATCACTGGACCATACTTCTGAGCCAATCGGGCAAGGCAGCGATGAGGTTGAGTCCCAATAAGAAGGTGCAAGTTTCCTATCAGAGGTAATTTTGGAGGACCAGGTGGTAGCGTTGATGGAAGGCTACTAGATTTGGTATTCGTCCATGTCCTCAAAGCCCTGAATGTGACGAACAAAAGGGTAAGAAGGAATAAGAGAAAGGGAAGTTGGTTTTCCATGCGAGCAATGGGAAAGAATTAAATGGAGGGGAAATTTCCTTTATTGATTATGAATCTCCTCTCTTACTTGGAAATTGCGGTTGGAGGGATGAGACTTGGGGTGAAACTATGGGGAAAACGCAGTGCCGAAAGTATTTAATTTGCTGTTAGTGGCCTCATTTCATATATCTTGTCAACAGCAGAACAGTGCTGTTATTGATATTTGCATGTTATATGTTCCAACCAAATGgccttttgcatttttttttttataattagataaaagATTCAAACTTTACTCTTTAAGTAAGGGATAATGCACCAACTAATAAGTTAAATGTTGAGGTACATCTTTTACGTTTTGTTTTACTAGAATTAGCAAAACCATAAtggaaaaatgtaaattttgtttgatataatgagaaatatttactattataaaaataaatgctaACTTTCCTACCAATAATTGTGAACAAGCAAATTGTAACTACTATATAATGGAAAGCTAAAGCTTTTCTTGTTTAGCTGGCTTAAAGATTTACACGTGAAACTATTGAAAAAAAGAGGTGTAAAGTTATCTTTTTCAATCTTAAGATTTACCCATGGCTCGACTTGTGGACCAGAAGAATAAAATCCTGGTGTTAGTCGTGCCCCACAGCTGTTGCACCATGGAAAAGATTAAAGTCTCTATCATTTgctattttttaatattgtgTTGTCAGTTTTTTATTCAACTTTGCAGTTAgtgtaatatttttattgggGTAGTTTGGCTACGTGTTATGACATTATAGGCCACTAAGTACTAGACACATCACTTggtattttatgattttttgtcTCTTGTAATGAGAAATATTATATTTGCATAATCAAAAGTGAGCTGTGACTTTGCAAGGCTTCTGCAATTCTTCTCATCTCTCAcgtgtttttggttttttatattttatgtttttctctctcttgtaaTTAGATGTACTATATTTGTTTAATAAAAAGTGAGCTGTGACTTTGCAAGGCTTCCTGCAATTCCTCTCATCTCTCAcgtgtttttggttttttgttaACTCAGTGTTTCTCGTTCAACTTGTTAATTACTCAATGAATTCATAaccttttgatttttgaacAATTGTTTGGGAAATCTTTCTCCAAAATTGAGCAAGTGAAAAAGATATTAAATAGCTTGTCCAAGTCATGCCAGGCCAAGGTGACCATCATATCAAGAGTTCAGAGTCTTCGTATGTTACAGTTAGATAAGTTTACTGAGTTCTCTTTTAACCTGTGAGATGAATCATGAGAGGATTCCATTTAAGAAGATGAATCATGAAAGTTTGGTTGTAGATAGAAATCATGAGGAGATAAAGCAATGTCCATGCTAGACATAATAGGATTCAACAAGTTCATGCGAAAGAAACAAAACCTACGgaagcaaaagaagaagacaatGATCGAGACGTGGAGTGATAGTGAGAATGAGATCTTCGAAGATGTGGCCTTTATCTCTCATGAGTTGTGATtcaatttcacatacatttgATGCGTTctcaaattgaaaatatgaatCTAGTTAttcaaaactttaaaaaaaaaaaatttgaaagtttAATACAATTTCAAAAAGGGtacttgataaattttttacaagtaataaaaataatgaatcagaaattattaaagaaatattaaaataacttgattataaaagtttaagtagaaattttcatctaaaaatgctagaataataaaatttttttaattttaataaaaaggacctcatttgaatattttactttaaacttTTTAGGTTATTGAGCCGTCTCTAGTATTTgaaatataagaaaatgatcacctcttaacttatttttgataacTAAACGAGATTGAGTGTGCCTATATAAAATCGAAACATAAGTTTATAATCCATGAATAATAGTTGTTTAAAGTTGGTAAAATATCAAGACCAAAGATTAAACACATAAGCACATCCAATGCTTTAGCTAATTACAAATTTCCAAACATATCAAGAATAATTAAGCTACAACGTTCTTGATTAAGCATAGATCATTCCAGGTATAAATGATAGCCAATCAACTCAAGTTGCGGAGAACAGTTAACAACTTAATAGATATAGACAGgatgctttattttttttatttttaataattaaattaccccattttttaattgaatttacataatttaattatatttaattttgcaACTTGTTTTTGGATCATTCGAACAGAGTTACATTTAATATGAGTCTCATCTGTCCTGTCCATCATTTGAGGCTCGTGTGACTCAAATTGTAAGAAGTACATATTAAAAAGAGTCTTAGtaaaatgaaatagaataattctaaaaaaaaaatcttaataaaatttcaaaaatgccaaaaatgacaaaaaaaatataacgtttacaaagaaataaaagtacaaaaaattagaaaaagaaagacgaaaataagagaaaaaacaagGATTGCTGCCCTTCCTCCATATCTTTCTCCACTACTTTGTGCCGACAGGTGAGAAAATCCATaagaaatcatttgaaagttgggtagtatttaattattttgtttataaaaataaacatatatagtatttaatcatataaatctccttttctttttccgtATGGGACatgattttatgtttaaacTTTCTTGCTAAAGGACAAAATTATTAGTTTAAAGGTCCTTTTATGGAAGGTGTTTAAAGGTCAGAGTCAAAGTCTGAATctttaaattaagtttaaaaattttactgtATATGAgtttcatcaaattttatattttatattaatttattgatttatttattttatttataaaaatgtcaaattttattactgaaaattttaaataaattttcttaattaataataaaaatacacataaatatatgcaaatgtcatcatgatttataaaagtaataattttatgtcaaattacttttattttgggtcaaataaactcttataacTTATGGTTAACTAACTATCTTTATTAAAAAGTCACTTGTCATTCTATGTCACATGGTAGTAATATGATATGTTAACAtgttataattgataatgatatAACATGCTGATATAGTATGATGGTATGATCATGTGACATTTTCATCATCCACGTCAACATCATATTAACGCCACGTGAGTATAAAGTAATAGGCAACATTTTGACTAATAGTAATTAGTCAACCATTAGTCATAAGAGCCTAATTGACCTAAAACAAAAGTATAAGAGATTGATTGAAtggaatataaaaaaaagagtttgttcaattttttttaaagtaatttaaaaactttttaaactATTATGCCCTATATGAACTTATTTTCTAAAGTTGATAACCAATAGTAAAACACTAGATTACAAGTAAGAATGAATAGAAAAGAGGGGAAACAGTTTTCCATGAGAGATTTGGGTTGGATTTTCAAGAATAGGCGACTACTCGAAGGTTTACAAATATTTGGTTTCATTACTTTCAAACATACGTTGATGTTAGTTTTCAGtttatttaacattttatcaaTATAATGTCAATTATTGAATTTGATAATACAATTAAGTGATattaacttaattgattaacttaatttatttaatatttataaaaatacacATAAATATGTACAAATATCATCGTGATCTATAAAAAGTAATAATTCTATGtcaaattagttttatttcggatcaaataaacttttataacaTACGGTTAACTaactatttttattaaaaagttgttattttatatcacatG contains:
- the LOC18594724 gene encoding premnaspirodiene oxygenase produces the protein MENQLPFLLFLLTLLFVTFRALRTWTNTKSSSLPSTLPPGPPKLPLIGNLHLLIGTQPHRCLARLAQKYGPVMLLQLGEVSTVVISSPEAAKQVMKTHDSVFSERPYLYAAQFITYNFRDIAFARGDYMRQIRKICVLELLSKKRVQSFRPIREEEISNLVRTISSKAGSPINLKNFLYSSALSILSRTAFGGKCKHQDAFKKHIPDIIALFGGLSIVDVYPSVKLLHLINAMRPKIKKLHNKVDEILESVIQEHRATKLSTRTGESEADDLVQVLLDIQDHGDLEVPLSTSSIKAIILDMFLGGGETSSTVVEWAMSELLRNPEVLKRAQAEVRHVFAGRRDVDELGIHELKYLRLVIKETLRLHPTGPLLLPRECQVNCEVNGCVIPAKFRVIVNVWAIGQDQNYWAEAEKFYPERFCDSSINYKGTDFEFIPFGAGRRMCPGMSYGIASVELLLANLLYHFDWKLPNGKKPEDLDMTELFGATLQRKEDLCLVPIPHHL